Part of the Vespa velutina chromosome 7, iVesVel2.1, whole genome shotgun sequence genome, atttaaatattaattaattatactttacgTATATCGTACattgtttaaatgttaagataatcctatttattaattattccttcccgTGTTCGCGATCCCACAACTTAGAGCTagctaaaaagaaataaggaaaacgaaagaatatgtatatatgtatattaattatacgaaggACAAAATTCTGAATACtgatctaaagaaatattatattacttttacatttcatagatatgtgattttaatttaaaactcgattttattaaaataaaattatgaatttaattgaactttagaaaagaaaaaatgtacacAATTTATCATTCgactttaacgtaaaatttgattttaataaactaGAATTAtgaattcaattgaattttaaaaaagagaaaatatgtaaaatttatgtctcgaatgtaatattaaaaatgtataaaatatgaaataatcgtATTTGCGTACGCGTGGCAATATCGGAATGTTATTTACGGAATGTTATTTTATCTCAGTTTTTTAAATCTACACCCCCTACACCCATCACCATAAGAGCATTTTGAGTGACAACATGGTAAAATTAAAGTACGACTAAGAGTTATTCTCGAAAGTTTTTAGTGAACTTTCGAAAATAACTTAGTAGCCTAATAGTTGCCCTCTTGAGCCACATATTGTGGGGGCCTCTTCGGTATATAACCTCTTCTTTGGTTCGTGCTTCAACCTAATTGATTATCACTCTAAAGctgtaacgacaaaatttgatttcaaattctaagatatgaaagataaaatccTTACACAACCCTAATTTacctgaaaaaaatatttattattattaaatcagaaattgattattatattttcgaaagatatttattggctaaacgtaaaaaattgaaattaatatattaatcgctgaaaatcctgagctaaaaattaattaatttatcatctagGCCTCGGACTATGACTCTATaagtctctttattttttaacaattattctACTCGACTTTATTCTTTCAAAAGCAATGACTCTATcgagacttttcttttattaattcaaattgattaaatatttaattcgttattatttaaaaatataaagaaattcctTGAACgctctttttttacaaacgatagttttaattattataaagaaatcatGCACGGTATCGTTTGTAATCAAGAGACTATCCATCGCGAATATCTTCTTgttcattctttattaaaactcATGAATAACGATTCTTTGATATTTCCGCGCGagcaaaatatttaaaaatggatatattccaaatttgaaataattataaacgcgtTTGAACAAGAAGACCCTATcctaatctaataaataaataaaaaaataaaaaaccattCACGAGTAAATCTCCGAAAAAATTTACTTGTGGTCACTCAATGCTCttttactaattaattacaaccaatcaCCCGTGCCAATTCGGACCTTTCGTCCTCGACATGATTGAGTGATCGGAGGGACTTAAAATTTCACTCACaacttaagaagttctgcgatggctccaaaaTAATCGTCCacgatttaatcgaaattgTTGATTAGGTAGGTCGACATCGAAGTTGATCAAAATCCTCTTCAATGATGCACTGATTCTATTGcgcgataaataattttcgacaAACGGTCACTGAATTTACTTCGCCAAACTATACTGTCCTTTGCAAATACAGTCTATGTGactgataaaaaaatgaaacgttttACTGAATAAACACTGATTCTAACGATTGCATTGCACGCAATCGATGCAAATATACTTGTTGTTTAAATCGCAGAACCCGAACGAACAAAAACTGCTTCTACTTCGCGATATTCTTATTTAAGCGATAccgaaaatattcgattaaatcaattaattatttttaaaattacggaaattattaatttatgagttttcgcgattaaaaatagagagtacgatgtgcactggtcgaAATGCAGAagtaaactaactcgcgaattgtcaaagttaatcgaaggaccgtttatgtttatattgcagaaGGGCAACAAAcccgagattaaaattttgaagtactggaatcttatatcaaaattattttgaatttttcgtgcaattctttatttataatgtttaaatgaatctactattgtttaaatattgctttattatacttcgtatacgttaaagattgtttaattattttaaaaattaccgaaattattaatttataagttgtcGCGATCAGAATTAGAGAGTacgatgtgcactggtcgaAGTGCAGAagtaaactaactcgcgaatcgtcaaagttaatcgaaggaccgtttatgtttatattgcagaaGGCCAACAAACCCgagattaatattttgaagTACTGGAatctaatatcaaaattattttgaatttttcgtgcaattctttatttataatgtttaaatgaatctgctattgtttaaatattgctttattatacttcgtatacgttaaagattgtttaattaatttagaaattcctgaaattattaatttataagttttcgcgattaaaaatagagagtatgatgtgcacaggtcggagtGCAGAagtaaactaactcgcgaatcgtcaaagttaatcgaaggaccgtttatgtttatattgcagaaGGCCAACAAACCCgagattaatattttgaagTACTGGAatctaatatcaaaattattttgaattttcgtgcaattctttatttataatgtttaaatgaatCTGCTATTGcttaaatattgctttattatacttcgtatacgttaaagattgtttaattaatttagaaattcctgaaattattaatttataagttgtcGCGATCAGAATTAGAGAGTacgatgtgcactggtcgaAGTGCAGAagtaaactaactcgcgaatcgtcaaagttactcgaaggaccgtttatgtttatattgcagaaGGCCAACAAACCCgagattaatattttgaagTACTGGAatctaatatcaaaattattttgaatttttcgtgcaattctttatttataatgtttaaatgaacctgctattgtttaaatattgctttattatacttcgtatacgttaaagattgtttaattattttaaaaattaccgaaattattaatttataagttttcgcGATTAAAAATGAGAGTatgatgtgcacaggtcggagtGCAGAagtaaactaactcgcgaatcgtcaaagttaatcgaaggaccgtttatgtttatattgcagaaGGCCAACAAACCCgagattaatattttgaagTACTGGAatctaatatcaaaattattttgaatttttcgtgcaattctttatttataatgtttaaatgaatctgctattgtttaaatattgctttattatacttcgtatacgttaaagattgtttaattattttaaaaattaccgaaattattaatttataagttgtcGCGATCAGAATTAGAGAGTacgatgtgcactggtcgaAGTGCAGAagtaaactaactcgcgaatcgtcaaagttactcgaaggaccgtttatgtttatattgcagaaGGCCAACAAACCCgagattaatattttgaagTACTTGaatcttatattaaaattattttgaatttttcgtgcaattctttatttataatgtttaaatgaatCTGCTATTGcttaaatattgctttattatacttcgtatacgttaaagattgtttaattattttaaaaattaccgaaattattaatttataagttttcgcGATTAAAAATGAGAGTATgatgtgcactggtcggagtgcggaagtaaactaactcgcgaatcgtcaaagttaatcgaaggaccgtttatgtttatattgcagaaGGCCAACAAACCCgagattaatattttgaagTACTGGAatctaatatcaaaattattttgaatttttcgtgcaattctttatttataatgtttaaatgaatctggtattgtttaaatattgctttattatacttcgtatacgttaaagattgtttaattaatttagaaattcctgaaattattaatttataagttgtcGCGATCAGAATTAGAGAGTacgatgtgcactggtcgaAGTGCAGGagtaaactaactcgcgaatcgtcaaagttaatcgaaggaccgtttatgtttatattgcagaaggccaacaagtccgagattaaaattttgaagtacttgaatcttatattaaaattattttgaatttttcgtgcaattctttatttataatgtttaaatgaatctgctattgtttaaatattgctttattatacttcgtatacgttaaagattgtttaattaatttagaaattcctgaaattattaatttataagttttcgcgattaaaaatagagagtatgatgtgcacaggtcggagtGCAGAagtaaactaactcgcgaatcgtcaaagttactcgaaggaccgtttatgtttatattgcagaaGGCCAACAAACCCgagattaatattttgaagTACTGGAatctaatatcaaaattattttgaatttttcgtgcaattctttatttataatgtttaaatgaacctgctattgtttaaatattgctttattatacttcgtatacgttaaagattgtttaattattttaaaaattaccgaaattattaatttataagttttcgcGATTAAAAATGAGAGTatgatgtgcacaggtcggagtGCAGAagtaaactaactcgcgaatcgtcaaagttaatcgaaggaccgtttatgtttatattgcagaaGGCCAACAAACCCgagattaatattttgaagTACTGGAatctaatatcaaaattattttgaatttttcgtgcaattctttatttataatgtttaaatgaatctggtattgtttaaatattgctttattatacttcgtatacgttaaagattgtttaattaatttagaaattcctgaaattattaatttataagttgtcGCGATCAGAATTAGAGAGTacgatgtgcactggtcgaAGTGCAGGagtaaactaactcgcgaatcgtcaaagttaatcgaaggaccgtttatgtttatattgcagaaggccaacaagtccgagattaaaattttgaagtacttgaatcttatattaaaattattttgaatttttcgtgcaattctttatttataatgtttaaatgaatctgctattgtttaaatattgctttattatacttcgtatacgttaaagattgtttaattattttaaaaattaccgaaattattaatttataagttttcgcgattaaaaatagagagtatgatgtgcactggtcggagtgcggaagtaaactaactcgcgaatcgtcaaagttaatcgaaggaccgtttatgtttatattgcagaaGGCCAACAAACCCgagattaatattttgaagTACTGGAatctaatatcaaaattattttgaatttttcgtgcaattctttatttataatgtttaaatgaatctgctattgtttaaatattgctttattatacttcgtatacgttaaagattgtttaattaatttagaaatttctgaaattattaatttataagttgtcgcgattaaaaatagagagtacgatgtgcactggtcggaGTGCAAAAAAAAACTAACTCTTGAATCGTCGAAGTTACtcgaaggaccgtttatgtttatattgcagaaGGCCAACAAACCCaagattaaaattctaaagtactggaattttatatgaaaattaattgaagtTTATCGTTCGTgtattcatattaatatttaaacgaatgtgctattgtttaaatattagtctATTATATTTCGCGTacgttaaaaattgtttaaataatcagaaaattatcgaatgtattaatttatgaGTTCTCGTGtttagaaagagagcgagTCGTTGTGTACTAGTCGAAGTGTAAATGAAAACTATCTCGGTAATCATCAAAGTTAATAGAAgtaccgtttatgtttatatggCACAAGATCAACAAAcccgagataaaattttaaagcaTAGGAATTTTAAATTACGATTGTTTTAAGTTTCTGGtgcgtttttgtttttttttaatgattaaacgaatgtgctattgtttaaatattactttattttactctgtatacattatttatatatcgaaattattagaaattaatattttcgatatataaagtaatatttaaacttttaaagtccgtatatgtttatatggcACAAGGCCAACTATCCCGacgtagaaatttttaaatattaaaattttaaattagaattatttcatgTTTCTCGCTCGTTACCgtctttctaatatttaaacgaatgtattttaaatattttaaatactattgtttaaatattagtttattgtatTGTTTGGACATCGAGGATTGTTTAAGTAAATGAAACTTAATATGAAACTTATCTCTAAGAACAATTTACAAGATGGCTTTGTGGCCTTacttaaattatcatttttaaaagaagacCGTATTCATCAAAATCTATCAAGAATCACGCCTTTACTCATCGTTGTTATAAACCATTACAAAATCAGGGATGGTGAAgtctcatgaaaaaaaaaaatggaaattctTGAGTAATAAATAGTAGTTATTTTCCGATATTAAGATTAAAGaagttatatctttttaaagttTTGTATAATATCAGATAAGAATTATACTTTAAATTTCTTATGGCGTAAGTATAAAGTTATAGAGtttatttcatagaaattGCTGACGCCGGATCCCATCCAGGTTGAAAAAGCTCTACAGATAAGGGAGTGCAATGTGATGATGGTTGATCTTTCATATACATAGTTGCCTATAAAATGTAAACATTAGAATATccatatatcaaatattacgtttttatctatttttgatttttcaatctattataatatatatatgtaataatatatatatatatatataaataaattcatttactaCCAAAAAGATAGTGAGTTGTTGCTTGGTTTTTATATCGCAATCCTGACCAAGATTACAAGGGTAAGATATTTGCTCATCATTTGCTGGATtttcaattgttattaattccAAACAATGTTTTTCATCAATTTCAAGTGCCTCTACTATCAatcctggaaaaaaaaattatttttatataactatatagtttgagaaattaattgtatcttctgttattatttatattttacttacttCTTGTATCAATATTCGCAGAAAGAAACTTATTTAAAACACCTAACGAATCAGAATCTTCTGAGAAAAGATATGGATAACGTCTTAATAATAGCTTTGTAAGCAACATGTTGCCACGATTTCCCGATAAAATGTTAGGAGGACTACAGACAATTTCATCATTTGTTCTTCTTATTAACAATACTGTCCCATCATACcttaatttatacattaattattacattcacAATACTAACattcataataatgatgtatattataaatgaatattaaattatgatataataaatatgtagcACCATACCTATTTAACTGTTCTgctatatttaaattaaaatgtaatctGATAACATGTTGCACTATTCCTTTCAATGAAGGCATTGTCATAATGGCTAATGGAAGTATATCATCGAATGTAGCATCTAGTATCTACAATAAAAGTGGTTGTTGTAATAAGTTTAATataagttaaataataataataattattaccaaGCTTTGTATAGATGGATAATTCATAGCTGCCCAAGTGGCTGTATATCCACCAATACTCCATccataaagtattatttttttttcaggaaaCATTAATTGATGTTTTGCAAATTGCATTATACAATCAATAGCATTTTCCTCTTGTACTGGATATGGTTCACCCTTTGTGGTCAGTTTGATGTCTTACTGTTAGTCATATATGAATATAGGTTGGCCGAAGAAGAAGTCTTGCCATTACTACAactatgtataaaatatattctaattttaagatatttatctttacttGTACAAAGGTTAAGAgctaaaaaattctattacatacaaattttacattaataataacaaaataacataTGAGTAATAGCAATTCTTCTCAACGGagtgtatttattataatactcaTCTAGCTCACTCATTTGCAAGCAGACAACTTACAGTACTACTACCAAAACCTGGATGATTCCATCCTAAGACTGAATAACCTTTGTTCAATGGGGTTGATATAATACCAGTTTCATAAAACCCACAATTTCCTTCGCATGTGATGACAAGTATGTCACCATTAGTggttctataaaaaataatatttatggtaTCACCATACCTTTATCTCTACTTTTGTATCTACAGAGAAAACagatttatattactttttcctcTGATCAACAAACATTGtatcaatttcatttcgatcaCAAGTTACCAATTTAAATCTTTCTCCTCCctgttttattaaatctacTCTACCCTTCAATAACATCGGATCTATAATAAGAAcatctaattatttaaaaaacaagcattcaatataaaaagttttaactTACGTAGTGCCCAATTAATAATAGAGACACTGCCaggataaattaatttgacaGCAAAAGTGCATGCTATAATGCAAGACAAGGCTACCTTTATTCCATTAttggattttatttcttctagtcttaacttttttctgttcttttctctaataaaaaatatcataatacatatgacattaaaatcattattgttagaatcgctttttaatagatatacattttactttttaaaatacatta contains:
- the LOC124950413 gene encoding phosphatidylserine lipase ABHD16A — protein: MSLMKILFYYTLGPRLFKIYEITTTGRLIDKSYEPKVLERWSDWVIISFTAVWSISYYAFTSAAVFMYRNSYSVMDIIYNLSKVAASAGIILIASLAARGYSRANNAIYSKFLKTLRNCNTNYNVTTKQELCKYDFEFHLWPVEFVVTTLQGEKNRKKLRLEEIKSNNGIKVALSCIIACTFAVKLIYPGSVSIINWALHPMLLKGRVDLIKQGGERFKLVTCDRNEIDTMFVDQRKKTTNGDILVITCEGNCGFYETGIISTPLNKGYSVLGWNHPGFGSSTGEPYPVQEENAIDCIMQFAKHQLMFPEKKIILYGWSIGGYTATWAAMNYPSIQSLILDATFDDILPLAIMTMPSLKGIVQHVIRLHFNLNIAEQLNRYDGTVLLIRRTNDEIVCSPPNILSGNRGNMLLTKLLLRRYPYLFSEDSDSLGVLNKFLSANIDTRRLIVEALEIDEKHCLELITIENPANDEQISYPCNLGQDCDIKTKQQLTIFLATMYMKDQPSSHCTPLSVELFQPGWDPASAISMK